One Styela clava chromosome 4, kaStyClav1.hap1.2, whole genome shotgun sequence genomic window, cgaaaatcattttattacaattaatatttttagcatAAATACACACTGAATGCCTTTAAGGCTTGTAAAAAACagtttcgaaagaaatttcatcaaattgcctcagtaCTGATACAAGTACATTGTATGTGTAAAGCTACACACAATAATAACccagtattgtaagactcacagataacTCACATATTTTTTAACCTGGtggaaataagtgtggcttattcactgaaaaaacTTTGTCATCCCTGCTATCTAGCAtattccattttcaagttttctcttctagatttgagcttttttgtgactttgagcaaaaataggcatgcaatgaaaaaaaataaaaaaaagcttaatggaatcagattcggaaaaattcgattcgaaaaaaaatgtatccggAAGTGGCAACCCTAGCAGTAACACCACCACATCAATTTCTAACAACGGCACATATAACGCCTGTGATAGATTCACTCTTCTTGCAAGGCCGATTACTTTTGCATTAACGTCTTTGCCTTTACTTTTTTTCGACTTAGTGCCGCTGGGGTTTATGTCACCGAAGAACCTGAAAAAAGGCAGAACTTAAATGGCGAATAGGTTTCACATATGAAATTTGGAAAACGTCCTGTTATCTCACcaccaaaatagtaaaaacacaaacactggacaaaaatagtaaaaatgtcagGTATTTATAATGTATCGTGCCTTGCCAAGggataaacaaaaaactgtcAGTGGGCCAGGAATGCAATTGCCAAACCAGAAAGCTACAGATCCTCCTAGCCCCCAGTTGTCGCAAATCGCAATAGGCTCATCCGCTCGTTGACATTCGATTGCAAatgcagcaattgaaaaatattgtattaatttctgtcattagtaatgattttttgcaaatatatcaaaaatttcctgCTACAAAATGGAGAGCACAGTGACATCGTTTTAAATTGAAGTTCACTAAAATAGGATTGTTGtgagttcatttttcacatatGAATGTAAAACATATTAGATTAGGAGGAAACATGTAAACATGTGTGGTACCGCCAGTCagtcatgatttattttaaccattaATCGGTACCGTACCGATgaatggttaaaataaatcatgactattattaaacacctaaaaactgtttaactaattaaattattcccagccctactcgTGGCCCAGTCCCCAGGGTATGGACACCACGAGTTTGTGCAAGTCCAGtcacatatttcattttcacaacccattttttgtattgtatgtcATCAAATAACACTACATGACAGAAGTAACAGGTAATTCATCAACAACGTGTACATTGTGCCAACAGCAAGAATTATATCAGCACTGTAGACTAGCACATTTTTTCTTACctctgaataaaatcaaacgtcAGCAAGGCCTTATTTGGATATTCTATGTTGAAAACATAGAACGAAGCAAACTGAAAAGCCACCGCTTCAAAAAACGATCTACAGGAACACACCACTTCTCGTTCAGCGATGACGTAAAAAGTCTCAGCAGTCGCTACCGTGTTACCTGAAACACAAGATTGTAAACTTTAGCTTCGAATCTATAGGCTTATGAATAAAGTGAAAGTCACTTGACAGGTTGATTAATCTTATTATCTCAACTTCTAAAGCCAACTAATAACAAATACACTTACTAGAGGTGGACGATTAGtgattttttgataatatgcaattacacaattattaattgtataatAGTACGATCATCTCAAAATTGGCTTTggctatatatttaatatagcaGACATGGATTTGTACTTATTTTCATTCACCGTTGATAGCGAGCGTAACACTGATAGAACGAAGGGAGAACTTATTATATTGATGAGGCTTATGATAAGCATTACGTTCtttcagaaatattatatttcatatttcaagcaATGCATACTGTGACGCAACAGTTAAGCAGGTAGCATGACAGAAGCTGGTGatatcattttataataatcacaACTGAGAAGTATATGGCGACACAAAATGGCCTTTGAAAAAGTTGCAGAATTAATCACAGGAAAACAGCTATCATATCatatttcgcaattgttcctGATATTCACAATTACATCGCTCACCTCTTAACACTTACCTATGCAAGCAATGAATGGAGATTTTGGAATATCTTCTAATATCTGGGGAAAAGTGGTTTCTTTCTGAAAATAGGCAAAGTAGTgaataaatatgcaaaaaaattccGTTAACCACTATCATGCAGTTAGTTTCCAATTAATTTGCAGTCGGCTCACAAAACTTTATACGAACAGTGTTGTGCACAAGTTACATTACTCTTGATgcgaaaactttcaaaaaaagcaTAGAACATACCTGGAAACACTTAAATATTTGGTTTAGGTCCTCTCCGAAATAATAGGCGATCAACGTGACCACCCCAGTCGATTTTGGTAATTCAGTTTTCAGATTctttgattccgattttgaagaacttataaattcagaaattttctTATTGGTTGAACATTTCAATGTCCCAAATAATAATGCCTGAGTAAGTGATCCACTTTCTGATTGAATGACACTAAGTACTGGTAATTTCATAGAGGTTGGCTCATCGACCTTGCGATTAGTTACATAATTTGTTCCTATTGCAAGACTGAAGAGAGATGAAAGTAACATTAAATTACAGCCTGCTTGGAAAAGAAAGGGCAATTATTGTCAAGCAATTATTACACAGACATGGAAACAGACAACCTCTAGAGCACACTATGTCGCATGTGGTACCAGCCTGCAAGAACAGGTGCACAATAACTAGGGTACTTGATTATGAAGTAAAATAAAGAATAGAAGAACTTCAGAATATTTAAGTATAGCCTAACCTCAGATAAGTTATAACCTCTTATAGGAAGCAATAAATAATGGGCACAAGAAGGCTTTCAACAAAAACTCTGCAAGGCATAGCATTCGAATGAAAATTATCTTGCAAAGTATCAGATATTTGTGCAACTTACTTGTAAATGCATATGGAATTGtcttcaagtttttttaaaatattctttttagCTTCTGTTTTACCAACCAATGTTTCATAATGGCGCATTAAACAGATTCCATCGAACAAGTGTGGCCATAACTCCTTGATCCCACTGATGCtttgattttgatttatatGCTTTCGTTGAAGAGGGAAGGTCTGTTTCATATATTCTTCCACTTTTCCCAAATCCTGATCAGACTTTGATAATGTGTACTCATGCTTGAGCCACATTCTAAGTTGTTCAAGTTCCCCTTCATTATCTGTTTCAGGACCCCAAAGCACACAGCCATATCTGTCAACATCTACTTGTTCTTCCACCTTAGGCTGTTGGCTTCTCTTCTTTGATGTGGACTTCCGCAAGTTGTCAATACGCCAAACCATTTGTTGGGTCAGGTAGGAATAGCCAGACCCAATGACTTCACCTTCAGGTCCACTTGTATCTTGGAAAGACTTTGGATATCTACGTATGACCCTTTTAGCAATAGTCGACAATTCTGCCCTTGACGGCTTGGAACTGCCCGACCACTTCAGGACAGAGTCCACAAGAATGCGAACAAACTCACTTCTTCTGGCTGATGGAACAACTGTGCCATTTTTGCACATTTCAATTATGTCAGTGGGAAAGTCTTTCCAAGATATCACAAAGTTTTCTGCATTGCAAGATGAAGAGGAATCGCTGAATAGTTCAGTTGCATCGGATGAAATATCCAGACATAGACTATCTTTCCAGTATGCAACAATTTTCCGGGCCAATATGACAGACACCACACCATAGAGGTCTTCCTCTTTAATAAGCAAGAGATCAGAAGAATCTTCGACGCCAAGGTCTATTAATTTCACATCCAGGTCTTGTATTGCTTGGTTATTCAAACCAATTTTAGACAgttcattcaaatttatattagcCATTACTAAAATCTTCAGCAGTGCCAGCGAGAACTAAaacatttattgaaatcacagccaaaaataaaaaataaattttcaaaaaataaacctGTCAATGTAATCACTACTTTCCTATATTTATTTACTTTCCTATATAAACCTAGGCAATGGGAAGGGCCAAAAATGTTGAACAGGTTAACGGTACAATTAACCAATTTTATGTACTCAAGGGTTACAATTCTTCCGAGCATAAGTCactgaaaacaaatttagcaATAGAACTAACAGACGCAAAAAAACGCAATACTTCATATTTTCATCCATGTTATTATGTCCACTAAACCatgctttattttattttttcagtataaCAAAACCTGTTAGTGGATCTAGTGCTGTCAAAAAGACTCGAAAAGATCTCTAATAACTATTACTGTCATTTTACTGTGAAGAAATAAAATGTCCTAACAGTATTAGGATATG contains:
- the LOC120346462 gene encoding uncharacterized protein LOC120346462, translated to MANINLNELSKIGLNNQAIQDLDVKLIDLGVEDSSDLLLIKEEDLYGVVSVILARKIVAYWKDSLCLDISSDATELFSDSSSSCNAENFVISWKDFPTDIIEMCKNGTVVPSARRSEFVRILVDSVLKWSGSSKPSRAELSTIAKRVIRRYPKSFQDTSGPEGEVIGSGYSYLTQQMVWRIDNLRKSTSKKRSQQPKVEEQVDVDRYGCVLWGPETDNEGELEQLRMWLKHEYTLSKSDQDLGKVEEYMKQTFPLQRKHINQNQSISGIKELWPHLFDGICLMRHYETLVGKTEAKKNILKKLEDNSICIYNLAIGTNYVTNRKVDEPTSMKLPVLSVIQSESGSLTQALLFGTLKCSTNKKISEFISSSKSESKNLKTELPKSTGVVTLIAYYFGEDLNQIFKCFQKETTFPQILEDIPKSPFIACIGNTVATAETFYVIAEREVVCSCRSFFEAVAFQFASFYVFNIEYPNKALLTFDFIQRFFGDINPSGTKSKKSKGKDVNAKVIGLARRVNLSQALYVPLLEIDVVVLLLGLPLPDTFFFESNFSESDSIKLFFIFFHCMPIFAQSHKKAQI